A window of the Polypterus senegalus isolate Bchr_013 chromosome 4, ASM1683550v1, whole genome shotgun sequence genome harbors these coding sequences:
- the LOC120528969 gene encoding uncharacterized protein LOC120528969 gives MASECVRVKLEDHEERISVFKVEEECKGVTAAIKAEDLNDFSGSFELQKHEAEDIFKQEACEESPSSLQPWSTNTGRLATQENSAELKTELSESEEKITEGNGREGEESPGIVGINLQKNSSFSSPSFGQTSPVHREKGMKKSARGSEKVTAAFLQYSSLPATGVTQTETIKTDQQQNVVSRSQGEAIFRTTEKSTQEKNLIAV, from the exons ATGGCCTCAGAGTGTGTGCGTGTTAAGCTGGAGGATcacgaagaaagaatttcagtttttaaagtggaggaggagtgcaagggggtgactgctgccattaaagctgaggatttgaatgatttctcCGGTAGTTTTGAACTTCAAAAGCATGAAGCTGaggatattttcaagcaagaggcctgtgaagaatctccatccagtttacagcCCTGGTCCACTAATACAGGACGACTGGCAACGCAGGAGAATTCTGCAGAGCTGAAAACAGAGTTatcagagtctgaagagaaaatcaccgaaggaaatgggagagaaggagaagagtcacctgggaTTGTTGGAATAA atttacagaagaaCAGCAGCTTCTCTTCACCTTCATTTGGTCAGACGTCTCCTGTACACAGAGAGAAAGGCATGAAGAAATCAGCAAGAGGATCAGAGAAGGTGACAGCAGCCTTTTTGCAGTACAGTTCTCTCCCTGCTACTGGAGTAACACAGACAGAAACCATCAAAACTGATCAACagcaa aatgtggtaagtcgttctcaaGGAGAGGCCATCTTCAGgaccacagaaaaatccacacaggagaaaaaccttattgctgtCTAG